One segment of Sulfobacillus thermosulfidooxidans DSM 9293 DNA contains the following:
- a CDS encoding substrate-binding domain-containing protein, with product MISRRQFVIGMLSAPFLYGTLRLTHLLHAPRPVLHLTIMGASSCMGYVKAVLPKWEQGHNSVHVAISGGGSYAGLKALAHGQVELAIADVIPPPGYIVVPLRRYPLGRIPIVIAAHPGVGITRVSWRQARQLFQGIIRNWRQIGGPDIPVVVVSRPLSSGARDVVQTRLLGESEFSPHAIIQLSNGAVAKTVRETPGAIGYVEAVMPLGNLHIMCLGHHCYQRNDPGQWVLFAEPAIFIREDAEALVVDLAEYLAQDPRRPAFGIYPEPAQGGRG from the coding sequence ATGATTTCACGTCGTCAATTCGTTATCGGGATGCTGAGCGCCCCGTTCCTCTATGGAACTCTTCGACTGACCCATTTGCTTCATGCTCCGAGGCCCGTCTTGCATTTAACGATTATGGGAGCGAGCTCGTGTATGGGCTATGTGAAAGCGGTGCTCCCAAAGTGGGAGCAAGGGCATAATTCTGTTCATGTGGCGATCAGCGGTGGGGGTTCTTATGCTGGCTTAAAGGCTTTAGCCCATGGACAAGTTGAGTTGGCTATAGCGGATGTGATACCTCCACCGGGCTATATCGTCGTTCCCTTACGGCGATATCCTTTAGGGCGGATTCCTATCGTGATCGCAGCGCATCCTGGCGTGGGGATTACGCGGGTATCATGGCGACAGGCCCGTCAACTGTTTCAAGGGATAATTCGAAATTGGCGACAAATCGGGGGCCCAGATATCCCGGTTGTGGTGGTGTCCAGGCCTTTAAGTTCTGGAGCCCGTGACGTCGTGCAAACCAGATTGTTGGGGGAAAGCGAGTTTTCACCTCATGCTATTATTCAATTGTCCAATGGTGCGGTAGCGAAAACTGTACGAGAAACTCCGGGGGCGATTGGGTATGTGGAAGCGGTCATGCCGTTAGGTAATCTGCACATCATGTGTCTAGGCCATCATTGCTATCAGAGGAATGATCCCGGACAGTGGGTGTTATTTGCAGAACCTGCTATCTTCATTCGAGAAGACGCCGAAGCCTTGGTTGTGGATTTGGCAGAATATCTCGCTCAGGATCCCAGGCGTCCTGCATTCGGCATTTATCCGGAGCCTGCCCAGGGAGGTAGGGGATGA
- a CDS encoding ATP-binding protein, translating into MKKCNRCFLLPLAILLVATLAGLIMRTPHGPVEAIILYAVAWIWAFHFSEWLRHRDRLLDETVIQLTETVDRWASGDLQARVYLDQADPLDSLAHGMNRVAEVLAERTEDLQQDKERLEAILSSMANGIIILGHGLTITLINQAAYELFGLGDEPVTGKHLLEVIRDMALDDAVTKVTREGGTDTVLWSPPDNDNFVVEVTVGALNQPIGGLGAVLVARNVSAQKQVERMRQDFVANVSHELQTPLTVIRGFTETLLDNPDDPSARRFLELIHEEATRMSRLVDDLLTLSRMEHHSMPMRRQGVDVPVLIESVTVKLSPRIHSAGLTLENHIPAHMPLVAGDPDLLAEVFMNLVSNAVQYTPVGGCISLDMALDVPNHMVGISVKDTGIGIPAQDVPRIFERFYRVDRARSRASGGTGLGLAIVKHIMELHHGRIEVKSTVGVGTEFLLWLPEFESERDD; encoded by the coding sequence ATGAAAAAATGTAACCGGTGCTTTTTATTACCTTTAGCCATTTTGCTTGTTGCGACCCTGGCAGGACTGATTATGCGGACACCGCATGGTCCCGTTGAGGCCATTATTCTCTATGCGGTGGCGTGGATTTGGGCCTTTCATTTCTCTGAATGGTTAAGACACCGAGACCGGTTACTTGATGAAACCGTGATCCAACTGACAGAGACTGTAGACCGCTGGGCTTCGGGGGATTTACAGGCGCGGGTCTACCTCGATCAAGCCGATCCATTAGATTCTTTAGCTCATGGAATGAACCGGGTCGCGGAGGTATTAGCGGAACGGACTGAAGATTTGCAACAGGATAAAGAGCGTCTAGAAGCGATCCTGAGTAGTATGGCGAACGGCATTATTATTTTAGGGCACGGGTTGACCATTACTCTCATTAACCAGGCAGCCTATGAACTGTTTGGATTGGGAGATGAACCCGTAACTGGCAAACATCTTTTGGAAGTGATTCGGGATATGGCCCTGGATGATGCCGTGACCAAGGTGACCCGGGAAGGAGGTACGGATACGGTTTTATGGAGTCCTCCTGATAATGATAATTTCGTTGTCGAGGTCACGGTCGGCGCATTAAATCAGCCTATAGGGGGTCTTGGCGCCGTTCTCGTGGCTCGTAATGTTTCTGCACAAAAACAGGTTGAACGGATGCGTCAGGACTTTGTGGCCAACGTGAGTCATGAACTGCAAACGCCTTTAACGGTCATTCGAGGATTTACGGAAACTTTGTTGGATAACCCCGATGATCCTTCGGCACGACGGTTTTTGGAACTTATTCATGAGGAAGCCACACGCATGAGCCGTTTGGTCGATGATTTGTTGACATTATCACGCATGGAACATCACTCTATGCCCATGAGACGCCAAGGTGTGGATGTTCCCGTCTTAATCGAATCTGTTACCGTCAAATTGTCCCCCCGGATCCACAGTGCGGGTTTAACCTTGGAAAATCACATTCCGGCACATATGCCTCTGGTGGCCGGTGACCCCGATCTGTTGGCCGAAGTCTTTATGAATTTGGTATCTAATGCCGTACAATATACCCCTGTGGGTGGATGCATTAGCCTGGATATGGCACTTGATGTGCCTAACCATATGGTTGGTATTTCGGTGAAAGATACCGGGATTGGTATCCCGGCTCAAGATGTTCCTCGTATATTTGAACGATTTTACCGTGTGGATCGCGCTCGTTCTCGGGCTTCTGGAGGGACCGGATTGGGCTTGGCCATTGTAAAACATATCATGGAACTTCACCACGGCCGCATAGAAGTAAAAAGTACGGTAGGTGTCGGCACCGAATTTTTGCTATGGTTGCCAGAATTCGAGAGTGAGCGCGATGATTAA
- a CDS encoding response regulator, producing the protein MPQRVLVVDDEKAIVELVAYNLRREGFDVLTEYDGQQGLKRALQDKPDLVVLDVMLPGLSGLDVCRSIRHETDIPVIMLTARKDELDRILGLELGADDYVTKPFSPRELVARVKAILRRVKRPTDKETTEPEVVEHSGLKIEFDKREVLLDGTPLPLTFTEFELLSILAKNPGRAFTRDDLLIKVWGQDFFGDARTVDVHIRHLREKLQEDLQSPRFIETVRGVGYRFKEL; encoded by the coding sequence ATGCCGCAACGGGTATTGGTCGTGGATGATGAAAAAGCCATTGTCGAATTAGTTGCCTATAATTTAAGACGCGAAGGCTTTGACGTGCTCACAGAATATGATGGACAACAAGGGCTCAAACGGGCTTTGCAGGATAAACCAGACCTGGTTGTTCTCGACGTCATGTTGCCTGGTCTATCAGGACTTGATGTGTGTCGTTCGATTCGGCACGAAACCGACATTCCCGTTATCATGCTGACAGCCCGGAAAGACGAACTCGACCGGATATTAGGATTGGAACTCGGAGCCGATGACTATGTGACGAAACCTTTTTCTCCGCGGGAATTGGTGGCCCGGGTCAAGGCGATTCTTAGACGCGTAAAACGGCCCACGGACAAAGAGACGACAGAGCCCGAGGTGGTGGAACATTCCGGCTTGAAAATCGAATTCGACAAACGGGAGGTTTTGCTGGACGGGACGCCTTTGCCGTTAACGTTTACAGAATTTGAATTATTATCAATTTTAGCGAAGAACCCGGGGCGGGCATTCACGCGGGATGATTTGCTCATCAAAGTCTGGGGACAAGATTTTTTTGGGGATGCCCGCACGGTCGACGTCCATATCCGCCATCTGCGGGAAAAATTGCAAGAGGATTTGCAATCGCCGCGTTTTATTGAAACCGTTCGAGGAGTGGGATATCGGTTTAAAGAGCTATGA
- a CDS encoding M20 family metallopeptidase, producing MTWDDNQAKRLLADLVQIESPSRYAEGIRQVQERVLDALTPLSLQYQWHFTERGPVLEIFRNVPGRQGALLLAHADTVWPLGTLDTMPFQDQGDRIFGPGVLDMKGGLVIGVGALYDVPADIPFCWLITPDEEIGSDLSRQLIEEKARKASVTLVLEPGGEEGALKIGRSGVGNFRMEITGIESHAGLHPDQGASAIRELAQQILWLASLENRVLGTTINVGVVKGGTTTNVVAASAVAEIDIRVKTQKEQERIEKTLNAPPQFDTRTSTRYVGGFNRPPMDHGPVAEQWFRQAAEIWESIRGKPLAGINVGGASDGNFTAAITPTLDGLGAVGQGAHARHEHIDWRFMPWRQRLVQELVVRAGQEAMASSAPSS from the coding sequence TTGACTTGGGACGATAACCAGGCGAAAAGGCTATTGGCGGACTTGGTGCAGATTGAATCGCCGTCGCGATATGCTGAAGGGATCCGTCAAGTGCAGGAACGAGTCCTTGACGCCTTAACACCTCTTTCTCTTCAATACCAATGGCATTTTACTGAGCGCGGTCCAGTTCTTGAGATTTTCCGCAACGTTCCCGGACGCCAAGGGGCCCTATTACTCGCTCACGCGGATACCGTCTGGCCGCTTGGTACCCTGGACACGATGCCCTTTCAGGACCAAGGAGACCGAATTTTTGGCCCTGGCGTTTTGGACATGAAAGGCGGTTTAGTGATTGGTGTGGGGGCTTTATATGATGTGCCTGCCGATATTCCTTTTTGCTGGTTGATTACACCAGATGAAGAAATTGGGAGTGATCTTAGCCGACAGCTGATTGAAGAGAAGGCTCGAAAGGCGTCGGTGACACTCGTCTTAGAACCCGGGGGCGAAGAGGGTGCCTTAAAAATTGGTCGATCCGGTGTTGGCAATTTCCGCATGGAGATTACTGGCATTGAAAGCCATGCGGGTCTTCACCCGGACCAGGGGGCGAGTGCGATTCGGGAATTGGCTCAACAAATATTGTGGCTGGCGAGTTTAGAAAATCGAGTTCTCGGCACAACAATCAATGTGGGGGTGGTCAAAGGGGGCACGACGACCAATGTTGTGGCGGCATCGGCGGTCGCTGAGATCGATATCCGGGTCAAAACGCAAAAAGAGCAAGAGCGGATCGAAAAGACCTTGAATGCGCCACCCCAGTTTGATACGAGGACCTCAACCCGGTACGTTGGAGGGTTTAACCGGCCACCGATGGATCATGGACCTGTGGCCGAGCAGTGGTTTCGTCAAGCTGCTGAAATCTGGGAAAGCATACGGGGAAAGCCATTGGCGGGAATTAATGTGGGCGGGGCCTCAGATGGGAATTTTACGGCGGCTATCACGCCAACTCTAGACGGGTTAGGCGCCGTAGGGCAAGGAGCGCATGCGCGCCACGAACACATTGACTGGCGATTCATGCCTTGGCGTCAAAGACTCGTTCAAGAGCTGGTTGTCCGAGCAGGACAAGAAGCCATGGCTTCCTCAGCGCCCTCTTCCTGA
- the menC gene encoding o-succinylbenzoate synthase has translation MRLEEIQLQFISLPLKTPFATSFGREDTKRAWIITVRGEGIEGYAESVASDLPLYSEETHASVYYAIRDAIIPHLQGNITDPQEISLRLQSIRGNRMAKAAVEMAIWDWFAKSERQPLYRLLGGRDVDRIPVGVSIGIQDSPEQLGAVAESYWKQGYRRLKIKIRPGWDVIPLRLLRARLGDEVPIMADANSAYRLADRDHFKEFEDLHLMMIEQPLAYDDIVDHATLAKTLSTPICLDESIHSVDDARKAWELGALGIINLKVGRVGGYAPSLAIEAFARQHHIPLWCGGMLETGIGRAHNLHLTTLAGFTLPGDTSASDRYFWQDIITEPFALNADGTLTVPTGPGIGVDLDPKRMQEVCTYEETWKIPLGQDDHLNPHLKINRERRFPELDLGR, from the coding sequence ATGCGTTTAGAAGAAATTCAATTACAATTCATATCACTGCCATTGAAAACACCCTTTGCCACCTCATTTGGGCGAGAAGACACCAAGCGTGCGTGGATTATTACAGTGCGAGGAGAGGGTATTGAAGGTTATGCGGAATCGGTAGCCTCAGATTTGCCGTTATATAGTGAGGAAACGCATGCCTCCGTCTATTACGCTATCCGCGATGCCATTATTCCCCACTTACAAGGGAACATCACAGATCCGCAGGAGATTTCCCTCCGCTTACAAAGTATCCGCGGTAATCGCATGGCCAAAGCGGCTGTGGAAATGGCGATATGGGATTGGTTTGCCAAATCTGAGCGCCAGCCTTTGTATCGCTTGTTAGGAGGTCGTGACGTAGACCGGATCCCTGTTGGGGTATCGATTGGCATTCAAGACAGTCCCGAACAACTCGGCGCGGTTGCAGAAAGCTATTGGAAGCAAGGCTACCGGCGACTGAAAATCAAAATTCGACCGGGATGGGACGTAATCCCACTTCGTCTGTTGCGCGCACGTCTTGGCGACGAGGTTCCGATAATGGCCGATGCGAATTCGGCATATCGTCTCGCTGATCGAGATCATTTCAAAGAATTTGAGGACCTGCATTTGATGATGATCGAACAACCACTCGCCTATGATGATATCGTTGATCACGCGACCTTAGCCAAAACGCTGTCAACCCCAATTTGTCTCGATGAGTCCATCCATTCTGTTGATGATGCCAGAAAAGCATGGGAGTTAGGAGCGCTCGGCATCATCAATTTAAAAGTGGGACGTGTAGGCGGTTATGCCCCGTCACTAGCCATTGAAGCATTTGCGCGGCAACATCATATCCCATTGTGGTGCGGAGGCATGTTGGAAACAGGAATTGGACGGGCTCATAATCTTCATTTAACGACTTTAGCGGGATTTACCTTGCCAGGCGATACCTCGGCCAGTGACCGCTATTTCTGGCAAGATATTATTACGGAACCTTTTGCATTAAATGCCGATGGAACCTTAACGGTCCCGACAGGACCTGGTATTGGCGTGGATTTGGATCCCAAGCGCATGCAAGAAGTCTGTACGTATGAAGAAACATGGAAAATTCCTCTTGGACAGGATGATCATCTTAATCCCCACCTGAAGATTAATCGTGAAAGGAGGTTTCCAGAACTTGACTTGGGACGATAA
- a CDS encoding GNAT family N-acetyltransferase produces MPVTIRPLQTHDELQQVQHIEESVWHHAHSTPVSLLRVFADHGGLILGAYDEGHNMIAMSVAFPGQYHGLWYLHSHMMAVLPAYRSQGIGRQMKSYQLNWALDHGYEFVGWTFDPLQRRNAQLNLGILKAHVLEFYPNYYGVLNDAINGAWPTHRFFVGLHPNWPAMSKKTAKKLIPIPENIAVLRQQDPDKAMWWAEYYVTQFSHDGYSVLGLARSPQGRLCYVCGDKPKRAGAARNVKGINVCV; encoded by the coding sequence ATGCCCGTGACGATTCGGCCGTTACAGACGCATGACGAATTGCAACAAGTTCAGCATATAGAAGAAAGCGTGTGGCACCATGCACATAGTACTCCCGTGAGCTTGTTAAGGGTATTTGCGGATCATGGAGGACTTATTTTAGGTGCATATGATGAAGGGCATAACATGATTGCCATGTCTGTCGCCTTTCCTGGCCAGTATCATGGATTATGGTATTTGCATTCCCATATGATGGCCGTGTTACCAGCCTACCGTAGTCAAGGGATTGGTCGGCAAATGAAATCGTATCAGCTTAATTGGGCCCTTGACCACGGTTATGAATTTGTGGGATGGACCTTTGATCCCCTCCAACGGCGTAACGCCCAGTTAAATCTCGGTATATTAAAAGCTCACGTTTTAGAATTTTATCCCAATTATTATGGTGTGTTAAATGACGCCATTAATGGGGCCTGGCCTACCCATCGCTTTTTTGTGGGACTTCATCCGAATTGGCCAGCGATGTCGAAAAAGACGGCCAAGAAACTTATACCCATTCCGGAAAATATTGCGGTATTACGACAACAAGACCCGGATAAGGCCATGTGGTGGGCGGAATATTATGTGACCCAGTTTTCACACGATGGCTATTCGGTGCTGGGGCTGGCACGATCACCACAAGGACGATTGTGTTATGTATGCGGTGATAAACCAAAGCGCGCTGGTGCCGCGAGAAACGTTAAGGGGATAAATGTATGCGTTTAG
- a CDS encoding NUDIX hydrolase: MWDPPPGFKVASVSVLVAYDHDDWWVLFIKRPSWMREHPLEIGFPGGKREAGDESLWETARRETEEEVGILLTPSQCLGCLAPVVVKASKYWIWPWLIAISQKVVLTPNPQEVSEAAWISWRDLREGSYKGPYGIAYRSDFGTIWGATARILQQLLPLA, translated from the coding sequence GTGTGGGATCCACCGCCAGGATTTAAGGTCGCTTCGGTCAGTGTACTTGTTGCCTATGATCATGATGATTGGTGGGTGCTCTTTATTAAGCGGCCTTCTTGGATGCGGGAGCATCCTTTGGAGATTGGTTTTCCCGGCGGGAAGAGGGAGGCCGGGGATGAAAGTTTATGGGAGACGGCACGGCGAGAAACGGAAGAGGAAGTCGGAATCTTATTGACACCCTCTCAATGTTTGGGATGTTTAGCCCCAGTCGTCGTGAAGGCGTCGAAATATTGGATATGGCCATGGCTTATTGCCATCTCTCAAAAGGTTGTGTTGACCCCTAATCCCCAAGAGGTGAGTGAAGCGGCTTGGATTTCTTGGCGAGATCTCCGCGAGGGAAGCTATAAGGGTCCTTACGGCATAGCGTACCGGAGTGATTTCGGCACAATTTGGGGAGCTACGGCTCGCATTCTTCAACAACTACTACCATTGGCGTGA
- a CDS encoding S9 family peptidase: MRTIAGEDLFRFKLGGDIQICPGKKLAVYVENQADRKTNSYHTRIIKIWPGEKPEPFTHGPHDQSPQFSPDGKWLAFISKRSGQKQIWVMSTAGGEAQQVSHIDGGIESFIWAPDSRTFYATALLTDAGIVDENATDNEDDYVKFNKDVKVITELSHKMDGIGFYGPRRPHIIRLTRDGGEPVQLTFGPYRHSQLAISPDGRQLFFSSRYGEDYDRESFEHHIYVLDVSDTQSSKPGQPQRISPPGLSASSPAMHPDSEHLFFIGTRTEDLGYDNPSLYVIPLSHPDQIRMIAPWWDRPFADESLSDMLGPASNPLRFDADGSHIFSLTSYNGTVQLARIDWQHDQVELLTKGDHVYYSYDISSDAQLAILAKSNPTNPSQIEWLESSASSYDTQLLTNPNQELLASLKLSTPVRFHYHAENGPEIDGWVLPPVDREEGKKYPAVLEIHGGPMMVYADSFFLEFQWLAAHGYGVIYTNPRGSQGYGREFCLAIQHEWGNLDYQDIMAGLETALAKNPWIDKDRLAVAGGSYGGYMTNWIIGHSQRFKAAITMRSVVDWKAMVGTGDGGWHWMRRAHDQKPWQSDDDWYRQQSPITYVENITTPLLIEHQEGDLRCPIEQGEILYTAVKYLNKAPVKFIRYPEEFHGMSRNGKPWHRIFRLNSFTDWLAQYV; encoded by the coding sequence ATGAGAACCATAGCAGGCGAGGATTTATTTCGTTTTAAGTTAGGCGGTGATATCCAGATTTGTCCCGGGAAGAAACTTGCCGTCTATGTAGAAAATCAGGCCGATCGCAAGACAAACAGTTATCATACCCGCATCATAAAAATCTGGCCGGGAGAAAAACCCGAACCCTTTACACACGGCCCGCATGATCAATCGCCCCAATTTTCCCCTGATGGGAAGTGGCTTGCCTTCATTTCCAAGCGCAGTGGACAAAAACAAATTTGGGTCATGTCAACCGCAGGCGGGGAAGCCCAACAAGTTTCCCATATTGATGGCGGCATTGAGTCGTTTATTTGGGCGCCCGATTCCCGCACCTTTTATGCAACGGCGCTATTAACAGATGCCGGTATTGTTGACGAGAACGCTACGGATAATGAGGACGACTATGTAAAATTCAATAAAGATGTTAAAGTCATCACAGAATTATCACATAAAATGGATGGGATTGGATTCTACGGGCCAAGACGTCCCCATATTATCCGCTTAACCCGCGATGGGGGGGAACCTGTGCAGTTGACCTTTGGCCCCTACCGCCATAGCCAACTGGCTATTTCCCCAGATGGCCGCCAACTATTTTTTAGCTCGCGTTATGGCGAAGACTACGACCGCGAATCCTTTGAACATCACATCTATGTTCTTGATGTATCGGACACACAATCGTCTAAACCTGGGCAACCCCAGCGCATCTCGCCGCCAGGTCTTAGTGCCAGTTCTCCCGCCATGCATCCTGATAGCGAGCATCTTTTCTTTATCGGGACACGGACTGAGGATTTGGGATATGATAATCCATCTTTGTATGTCATTCCCTTGTCTCATCCCGATCAAATCCGCATGATTGCTCCATGGTGGGACCGACCCTTTGCTGACGAATCCTTATCCGATATGTTAGGACCCGCTAGCAATCCCTTGCGCTTTGATGCCGATGGCTCCCATATTTTCTCGTTAACCAGCTATAACGGCACCGTGCAATTGGCCCGCATTGACTGGCAACATGACCAAGTCGAATTGCTTACCAAAGGCGATCATGTCTATTACAGTTACGATATTTCCTCCGATGCACAATTGGCGATTCTGGCGAAAAGTAATCCCACCAACCCTTCACAAATTGAATGGTTGGAATCATCCGCGTCTTCTTATGACACCCAATTATTAACTAATCCCAATCAAGAGCTGTTAGCATCTTTAAAGCTTTCAACCCCAGTACGATTCCATTATCATGCCGAAAACGGCCCGGAGATCGATGGATGGGTTCTGCCCCCTGTTGACCGTGAAGAGGGGAAGAAATATCCTGCAGTCCTTGAAATTCATGGTGGACCCATGATGGTGTATGCCGACAGCTTTTTCCTCGAATTTCAGTGGTTGGCTGCTCACGGTTATGGGGTCATTTACACGAATCCCCGTGGTTCCCAAGGTTATGGGCGGGAATTTTGCTTGGCTATCCAACACGAATGGGGAAATCTTGACTATCAGGACATCATGGCTGGTCTAGAAACCGCACTAGCCAAAAACCCCTGGATCGATAAGGACCGTCTTGCTGTCGCTGGGGGATCTTATGGGGGCTACATGACCAACTGGATTATTGGTCATAGCCAAAGGTTTAAGGCGGCTATCACCATGCGTTCTGTTGTCGACTGGAAAGCCATGGTCGGCACCGGAGATGGAGGATGGCACTGGATGCGCCGTGCTCATGATCAAAAGCCATGGCAATCGGATGACGACTGGTACCGTCAACAAAGCCCGATTACTTATGTCGAGAATATCACCACGCCTTTGCTCATTGAGCATCAAGAAGGCGACTTGCGTTGCCCAATAGAACAAGGGGAAATCCTGTATACTGCGGTCAAGTATCTCAATAAGGCTCCCGTGAAATTCATCCGCTATCCCGAGGAATTTCATGGCATGAGCCGTAATGGCAAACCCTGGCATCGCATCTTTCGCCTTAACAGTTTCACCGACTGGTTAGCCCAATATGTCTAA
- a CDS encoding alpha/beta hydrolase yields MARLLKKGLIMAVVVFLVATVYELVAGWMFLHPRRSPVVGNPKGWGMTYQSVQFGHPLVLSGWWIPQPSDHSVTVIIAHGYSSNRSEPCIPLLAVIRILHDMGVSVLDFDFRAHGFSQGNMVTIGALESQDLNMAVDYTRRHLAPGTHIILLGYSMGASTALLTAESNPYVSGIIADSPYDSLKRYLEEDLPIWQYLPRRIFQPVLMTVLPRVAHLSLEDANPASHLRQLGKRPLLIIAGQRDPLVPVHNAVDLYHKAQKTDPHARLWVVRGAGHIQAFKVVPFDYAAHLYAFLSRWDHLHAPPYLPGLRTWGRRTE; encoded by the coding sequence ATGGCACGCCTTCTCAAAAAAGGACTGATTATGGCAGTCGTGGTTTTTCTGGTGGCGACGGTATACGAGCTTGTCGCTGGATGGATGTTTTTACATCCCCGGCGTTCGCCGGTGGTGGGAAATCCTAAGGGCTGGGGCATGACCTACCAATCGGTGCAATTTGGACATCCTTTGGTGTTATCTGGCTGGTGGATTCCCCAACCGTCGGATCATTCTGTCACCGTCATTATTGCGCATGGTTATTCATCCAACCGGTCCGAACCTTGTATTCCGTTATTGGCTGTGATTCGGATTCTTCATGATATGGGCGTTAGTGTCTTAGATTTTGATTTTCGTGCCCATGGGTTTTCCCAAGGCAATATGGTGACGATTGGCGCGTTAGAGTCGCAAGACTTAAATATGGCGGTTGATTACACGAGGAGACATCTGGCACCAGGTACCCATATCATTTTGTTAGGCTATTCAATGGGGGCTTCAACAGCCCTTCTGACGGCCGAATCGAATCCTTACGTTTCTGGAATTATTGCCGATAGTCCCTATGATAGTTTGAAACGATACTTGGAAGAGGATCTGCCGATTTGGCAATACTTACCGCGCCGGATATTCCAACCCGTTCTTATGACGGTTTTACCCCGCGTGGCACATCTCTCTTTGGAGGATGCCAATCCGGCTTCCCATTTAAGGCAACTCGGCAAGCGCCCATTGCTCATTATTGCAGGGCAACGAGATCCACTAGTTCCCGTTCATAATGCCGTGGACTTGTATCACAAGGCTCAAAAGACCGATCCCCATGCGAGGTTGTGGGTTGTTCGAGGAGCGGGGCATATTCAGGCATTTAAGGTGGTTCCATTCGATTATGCTGCGCATTTATATGCGTTTTTATCTCGCTGGGACCATTTGCATGCTCCACCGTACCTGCCTGGTTTAAGGACCTGGGGGAGACGGACCGAGTAG
- a CDS encoding alpha/beta fold hydrolase, with protein sequence MLADPRKQTTVILLRDRPLRLVWSLWPALGEGPTWIFIHGMGSSRWAFADLLAQRPVPGQYLAVDLPGFGDSQLPPFVQTLDDFRDAVHQLIQQLHLRQPILVGHSFGGMVAGRVVSDFSSDVGGLVLVASAGYFPPENAMKTLPWTWLNRIGIWITSFDFYGDRMLQALGLNPSEIPPSTRERMRYGWRRAKEMARMREFYPAPNFVEHIFQSTVPTVAIHGDRDILFPLPKVREAIGSAFPLLVLQGAGHLPYDYDLDGFIVLLNEAYQRIRHEANKS encoded by the coding sequence GTGCTTGCCGATCCAAGAAAACAGACGACGGTCATTCTCTTAAGAGATCGCCCTCTTCGCCTGGTGTGGTCTTTGTGGCCCGCTTTGGGTGAAGGCCCGACGTGGATATTTATCCATGGCATGGGATCTTCGCGGTGGGCGTTTGCCGATCTGTTAGCCCAAAGGCCCGTGCCTGGACAATATCTCGCGGTGGATTTACCGGGATTTGGCGATTCCCAGTTGCCGCCTTTCGTACAGACATTAGATGATTTTCGGGATGCTGTCCATCAACTCATCCAACAATTACACCTCAGGCAGCCGATCTTGGTGGGGCATTCTTTTGGCGGCATGGTCGCAGGGCGCGTGGTCAGCGATTTTTCCAGCGATGTGGGGGGATTAGTGTTAGTAGCCAGTGCAGGCTATTTTCCGCCTGAGAATGCTATGAAAACCTTGCCATGGACATGGCTTAACCGCATTGGCATTTGGATAACGAGTTTTGATTTTTATGGTGACCGAATGTTGCAAGCTTTAGGACTGAATCCTTCAGAGATCCCTCCTAGCACGCGCGAACGGATGCGCTATGGGTGGCGACGGGCTAAAGAGATGGCGCGGATGCGAGAATTTTATCCCGCACCGAATTTTGTGGAGCACATTTTTCAGAGTACCGTGCCCACCGTGGCTATTCACGGGGATCGCGATATTTTGTTTCCGTTGCCAAAGGTGCGTGAGGCCATTGGTTCGGCATTTCCTCTACTTGTGCTACAGGGTGCTGGCCATCTTCCCTATGACTATGATCTCGATGGCTTTATCGTGCTATTAAATGAAGCCTACCAACGGATTCGGCATGAGGCAAACAAATCGTGA